From the Burkholderia sp. WP9 genome, the window AGTGCAAGGAGCCGGTCTCGCTGTACCCGGCTTTGCAGTGGTGGAATCAACCGGCTATCGGACTTGAATGGATGCTGAACGGCACGGGTATCGGCGCGAGCAACCAGTTCGAAGCAGGCGGTTTCATCCGCACGCGCGACGACGATCTGTGGCCGAACATCCAGTATCACTTTCTACCCGTTGCGATCAACTACAACGGCTCGAACGCGATCAAGATGCACGGCTTCCAGGCGCACGTCGGTTCGATGCGTTCGCCAAGCCGTGGCCGCGTGAAGCTCACGTCGCGTGATCCGAACGCGCATCCGAGCATCCTGTTCAACTACATGGCCGATCCGCTCGACTGGCGCGAATTCCGCGACGGCATTCGCATCACGCGCGAGATCATGCGGCAACCGGCTCTCGATCGTTATCGGGGCCGCGAACTGAATCCCGGTGCCGAGCTGACTACCGACGAACAGCTCGACACTTTCGTGCGGATGCGGGCCGAGACGGCGTTTCATCCGTCGTGTTCATGCAAGATGGGCTACGACGACATGGCCGTGGTCGACAACGAGGGCCGCGTGCACGGCATCCAGGGATTGCGCGTGGTGGATGCGTCGATCATGCCGCGCATCACCACCGGCAATCTGAATGCGCCGACCATCATGCTGGCGGAAAAGATCGCCGACCGGATTCGCAAACGCGAGGCGTTGGCGCGGGTGGATACGCCCTATTTCGTGGCAAACGGCGTAGCGTCCCGCAAACGGGAGAGCGCGACGGTTTGACGCCGAAGCCCGCCTGCAAGATTTTCTTTACCCTCGCGCAACTTATACTCGATTGTCAGCGCGGCGCAAAAGCCGGATAGTGCGGCTTCATCCGCAGACAGACAATCAAGGAAACGCGAGCGATGAAGTTCAAAGCCCTCAGCCTCACGGCGGCCCTTTTCTTTACCCTGTGCGCGACCGCTCCGGCGAGTCGCGCAGCCGGCGATACGCAAGACAGCATTCAACAGACAGTCGACGCAGCGATCCGCCCGCTCATGGCTAAGGATGGCATTCATGGCATGGCGGTCGGCATCGTTGTCGGGGGCAAGCCTTATGTGTACAACTACGGCGTGGCGTCGACGGAAACCGGCAAGCCCGTGACGCGCGACACGCTGTTCGAACTCGGCTCGATCAGCAAGACCTTCACGGCGACACTGGCTTCGTATGCGCAGGTCAGTGGCGATCTTTCGCTGTCGGATACGACGAGCAAATATCTGCCCATTCTCCAGGGCAGTCCGTTCGGCAACGTGAAGCTTGTCAATCTGGGCACGCATACGCCGGGCGGTCTGCCGTTGCAGGTGCCGGACGAGATCCATAACGACGATGAACTCATGCAGTATTTCAAGGCATGGCAGCCGAGTTGCGTGCCGGGCACATGCCGGACTTACACCAATCCCGGTATCGGCACGCTCGGCCTGATCACGGCAAAGAGCATGGGCCAGGATTTCACATCGCTGATGGAACAGCGACTGTTTCCAGCACTGGGGCTGAAGAACAGCTATATCGACGTTCCGCAAGCGCGAATGCCGGATTACGCGCAGGGCTATAAGAAGGATGGCGCGCCGATCCGCATGGCGCCCGGCGTGCTATCCGCGCAAGCGTACGGTGTGAAATCCACCGCCGCTGATATCACGCGCTTTCTGCAAGCGAACATGAACCAGTTCCAATTCGATGCGAAGTTGCAGCGCGCGATCACGCAGACGCACACCGGCTACTTCAAGGCAGGTGTGATGACTCAGGATCTGATCTGGGAGCAATACGCGTATCCGGTCGCGTTGAAGACGTTGCTGGCGGGCAATTCGTCGACAATGGCTTTAAAGGCGACGCCTGCCATGGAAATCAAGCCGCCGCTCGCGCCGCGACAGGATGTCTGGATCAACAAGACCGGTTCGACCAATGGGTTCGGCGCGTATGTGGCTTTCGTTCCGGAGAAGCAGTTAGGCATTGTCATGCTCGCCAACAAAAACTTTCCGATGGAGGACCGGGTGGCCGTGGCTCATAAGATTCTGACGCTGCTTGCTGGGGCGCGTTGAATAACGAAGTGGACATGGCGGGCGACAAGGACAAAATGCGGATGAGCACCGCCGTGGCACTCATCCTCTTTACATGACCGTGTCGCGTTCGGATGGAACGGCGTCATGGTGCGCGCGCCGTCCGCAAGAAGTGAACCTTCAATCCCGCACTGGACTCAACACCCCACGCGCATCCGTCTCAACCGCCTCCGACACCAGCGTCTCCAGCGCCAGCCCACGCGTTTCGATACCGAGAATCCAGACCGCCGCCGCTGCGATCACGAAGCACATCGCGCCGAGCGAGAAGACACCGCCCTGGCCGAACATCGGCAACACCACGCCCACCACGTAAGGTCCGATCAACGAACCCACGCGGCCGATCGCCGACGCGAAGCCCGAACCCGTCGCACGCGCACCGGTTCCGTAAAGCTCGGGCGTATAGGTGTACAACACCGCCCACATCGCGAACAGGAAGAACTGCATCGCCAGCCCCGCACAGATCAGCAAGGTCGGCGTCTGCGCGTGCAGCGCGGTTTGCCCATATACGTAAGCCATCACCGCGCTGCCCGCGAGCGACGCAATGCAGGTCGGCTTACGCCCCCAGCGTTCCACCAGCCACGCCGCGCAAATAAACCCCGGAATGCCGCCGAGCGAAATCAGCACCGTGTACAGCACCGACTTGGTCACCGCGAAGCCGGCCTGCTGCATCAACGCGCCCAGCCACGACGTCAGCCCATAAAAACCGAGCAGCGCGAAGAACCACAGCGTCCACACCATGATCGTGCGGCGCCGGTATGCGAGGCTCCAGATCTCACGAAACGCGCCCATGCTCTTCGCGGCAGGCGGCTCGGCGAGCATGGCCGGTGCGCGCAACTGGCTCAGGCCGGCCGCTTTCATCACCTTCACTTCGACTTCGGCGAGTATCTTGTCCGCTTCGTCGAGGCGGCCGCGATGCTCCAGCCAACGCGGCGATTCCGGCACCACGCGGCGCACGATCAGCACGAATACCGCAGGAATGGCGAGCAGCGCGAACTCGGTGCGCCAGCCGAACGTCGGCAGCACGAAGTACGACACCACGCCCGCGGTAATGAAGCCGAGCGGCCAGAACCCGTCCATCAACGCAATCAGGCGGCCGCGCGAGGCAGCCGGCACGAACTCCGACAGCAACGTCTGCGCAATGGGAAACTCCATCCCCATGCCGAAGCCGAGCAGCACGCGATAAAAGATCAGCGCTTCGACGCTTTGCGCCGTGGAACACAGATACGATGCGAGCCCCCATAGCACCATGCTCCATTGAAACACTGGCCGGCGTCCGAAGCGATCCGCCAGCAATCCCGCAATCGCCGCGCCGATCACCATGCCGAAGAAGCTCGCGCTGGCCACGAGCCCAGCCGTCGCGCTCGATAAGCCGAATTCCGTCCTGATCGAGCCGAGCACGAAAGTCATCGTGCCGAGATCGACGGAATCGAAAAAGAACGCAATGGCGATGATGATGAAAATGGTCCGGTGATAACCGGAGAACGGCAGTCGTTCGAGTCGGGCGGCTGCGCTCGCGCGAGGCTGATAAGCGGTAGACATGTCATCCCCTGGTTGATGCGGCGGCTGCCGCGTGGGTGCTGCGAGGAGATTTCAGTAGACGCCGACATAAATCGGCCACATAGAAGAAATACGTCATCGGGATGGAACGGGGGCGTCGTTCCATCCACGTGCGTCTCGAACGCTACGTCCGCAAACGCGAGCGCGCGGCACCGGCAATGCGCGCAAGCGTGTCCGCACTCAACCGCGCGGCGATCTTTTCGACGTATTCGTGATGACGCGCCTGCAGCGGCGCGCCGAGTTGCTGGGCAAGCAGATAACGGATCAGCGCGATGCGCCGGTGCCGCAGCACGATGCTCTGATCGAGCAGCGCGAGCGCGGCGTGCGCATCGCCCTCGTGGCACGCGCGCTCGGTGAGGCGCGCGGTGGCTAGACGTGTCGACGTCATGTCGGTCAATCAGCGCGAAAAAGGCGCGAGCGGTTCGGCATCGACCGCCCGCCGCGCCTTACGACATCAGCGGCTCGGCCGCGTCGAGCATGATCTTGACGAAGTAGTCCGCAAAACTGCGGCGCACGACCAGGTCAAAACTGCTCGCGCCGGTGGGCAGCAATGTCATCGATGCCTTGAAGAAGTGACTCTGCGCGCACTGTCCCTCGCCGAATAGTTTGGGATGCAGATCGAGCGGACAACCGCGCGACAGCACTTCACGCGTGCGCGTGCCGCTGATTTCGAGCACCGTATAGCCGCTGCCGATATCCACCGCCGACGCGAACACGCCTGCGAACGCCGCCCCGAGCTTGGCCTGCAACGGCGCGGTACGCGTCGCGTCGTGGGCGGCGGCCGAGCGCACCAGCCACTCGTCCGGGCCGAGCCACATCACGTCGTAGCCGTTGCCGCGGACCACCGTGTTGGCCTTTTCAGGCGGACGGCAGCCGACCACGCTTTCGAAAGCGCGCACGAACGCCGCGTCACGTGTATCGCCGCGCACATTCACGAGTTCCAGAAACGGCCGCTCGTTCAACCTGAACGCCGCGGATGCCGTCGCCTGATGTTTCTTCAGCAGCGCATCCGCGCCCACCAGCGGCGACTCCTGCCACACACCGGTCTGTTTGCCGACAGCGCGATCCACGACCGACGCCGTCCCTCTCGTTTCATTCCACATGTTGACGTGCTCCTTCGCTGTCGTAGAACACCGAACTGGTGACCTTCGCTGCAATCTGTTTGCCGCTGGAAAGCGGAATCGTGACCGTCTCGCCGATCTTGTCGAGACCGCCCTTCACCACCGCCATCGCGATCGAGCGCTTCAGGATCGGGCTGTAGTAGCTCGACGTGACGTGGCCGAGCATCGCCGCCGTCTCGCCCTGGAACGGACCGGCGACGATCTGCGAACCTTCGGGTATCACGAACGACGGGTCGTCCGAGAGCAAGCCGACCAGTTGCTTGCGCCCCGCCTTCGCCGTATCCGAGCGGGTCAGCGAACGCTTGCCGAGAAAGTCCTTCGACTTCGCGACGAGTCCGCCCATGCCGAGGTCATACGGCGTCATCGAACCGTCCGTATCCTGGCCGACGATGATGTAGCCCTTCTCCGCGCGCAGCACGTGCATGGTTTCGGTGCCGTACGGCGTGATGTCGAATTCCGCGCCCGCGGCCATCAGCGCCTCCCACACCGCGCGCCCGACGTTGGCCGGCACGTTCACTTCATAGGCGAGCTCGCCCGAGAAGCTGATGCGCATCACGCGCGAGGCCGCGCCGGCCACCGTGCCTTCGCGATAGCTCATGAACGGGAATGCCGCGTTCGCGAAGTCGATGTCGTGGCAAACCTTCTGCAGTACCTTGCGGCTGTTCGGACCGACCACGGCGAAGGTCGCCCAATGGTCCGTCACCGACGCGAGCCGCACGCGCATGTCCGGCCATTCTGTCTGCAGCCAGCGTTCGAGCCAGGTCAGCACACGTGCCGCGCCGCCGGTGGTGGTCGTCATCATGTAGTGCTGGTCGGCGAGGCGCACGGTCACGCCGTCGTCGAAGATCATGCCGTTTTCGTCGAGCATCAGGCCGTAGCGGCACTTGCCGACTTCCAGCTTGCTCCACGGATTCGTATAGACCCAGTTCAGCAGCTTCGCCGAATCGGGGCCCTGAATGTCGATCTTGCCGAGCGTCGAGGCGTCGAGAATGCCGACGCTCGTGCGCACCGCGAGAGACTCGCGCGCCACTGCCGAGTGAAGATCTTCGCCAGCCTTCGGGTAGTACCACGGACGCTTCCAGTTGCCCACGTCCTCGAACGCCGCGCCGTTTTCCACGTGCCATTCGTGTACCGCCGTCTTGCGCACAGGATCGAGAAACTCGCCCAGCTCGCGGCCGGCAAACGTGCCGAACGTGACGGGTGTGTAGTTCGGCCGGAACGTCGTCGTGCCGGTCTCGGGAATCGTCTTGCCGAGCGCCTGCGCGAGAATCGCCATGCCGTTGATGTTGCCGAGCTTGCCCTGGTCCGTGCCGAAGCCCATCGCGGTATAGCGTTTGACGTGTTCGACCGATTCGAAGCCTTCGCGCGCCGCGAGGAAAATATCCGCGGCCGACACGTCGTTCTGGAAGTCGATGAACTGCTTCGGCCCGCGCGTGGCCAGTTCGCGGCCGCCGACCAGCCACAGCGGCTGCATCTTTGCTTCCGTGATCTCGGCCACCTGCACCGGATTCGGCCGCGCGACGATAAAGCCCGCCGCGCGCGCCGCCTCGATGCCGGCGTCGACCGCAAAGCGGATGCCCTGGCCCAGCGTGAAGTCGCCCGCACACGCGCCGACGCTCGTTTCCGCCTGCATCGCCTTGCCCGGCACGAAGCAGGCCTTCTCGTCATGCCAGTGCGCCTTGCCGCCTGATTGCGCGAACAGATGCAGCACGGGGCTCCAGCCGCCGGACATGGCGAGCAGATCGCACGAGAGTTCGCCCTGCTTCGCACCGACCTGTCCGTTCGAATACGACGCCAGGTCAACCGACGCCACGCGCAGTTTGCCGTGCGCGGCCGTGATCACCACGCCATTCATGACCTTGACGCCGTAGCGCCGTGCCAGCGCGGGCAGCGTGCCCTTCGATTCGCTCACACGCGGATCGACCACCGTTACCTGGGCGCCGGCTGCTTTCAGATCGAGCGCGCATTGATAGCCGTCGTCATTGTTCGTGAAGACCACTGCGTTGCGGCCCGGCAGCACCGCATAGCGATGCAGGTAGGTCGACACGGCCGACGCCAGCATCACGCCCGGCAGATCGTTGTTGCCGAACACAATGGGCCGTTCATGCGCGCCGGTCGCGAGAATCACGCGTTTCGCGCGGATCTTCCACATCAGTTCGCGCGTGCCTTTGCGCTGCGA encodes:
- the ampC gene encoding class C beta-lactamase, producing MKFKALSLTAALFFTLCATAPASRAAGDTQDSIQQTVDAAIRPLMAKDGIHGMAVGIVVGGKPYVYNYGVASTETGKPVTRDTLFELGSISKTFTATLASYAQVSGDLSLSDTTSKYLPILQGSPFGNVKLVNLGTHTPGGLPLQVPDEIHNDDELMQYFKAWQPSCVPGTCRTYTNPGIGTLGLITAKSMGQDFTSLMEQRLFPALGLKNSYIDVPQARMPDYAQGYKKDGAPIRMAPGVLSAQAYGVKSTAADITRFLQANMNQFQFDAKLQRAITQTHTGYFKAGVMTQDLIWEQYAYPVALKTLLAGNSSTMALKATPAMEIKPPLAPRQDVWINKTGSTNGFGAYVAFVPEKQLGIVMLANKNFPMEDRVAVAHKILTLLAGAR
- a CDS encoding MFS transporter, with amino-acid sequence MSTAYQPRASAAARLERLPFSGYHRTIFIIIAIAFFFDSVDLGTMTFVLGSIRTEFGLSSATAGLVASASFFGMVIGAAIAGLLADRFGRRPVFQWSMVLWGLASYLCSTAQSVEALIFYRVLLGFGMGMEFPIAQTLLSEFVPAASRGRLIALMDGFWPLGFITAGVVSYFVLPTFGWRTEFALLAIPAVFVLIVRRVVPESPRWLEHRGRLDEADKILAEVEVKVMKAAGLSQLRAPAMLAEPPAAKSMGAFREIWSLAYRRRTIMVWTLWFFALLGFYGLTSWLGALMQQAGFAVTKSVLYTVLISLGGIPGFICAAWLVERWGRKPTCIASLAGSAVMAYVYGQTALHAQTPTLLICAGLAMQFFLFAMWAVLYTYTPELYGTGARATGSGFASAIGRVGSLIGPYVVGVVLPMFGQGGVFSLGAMCFVIAAAAVWILGIETRGLALETLVSEAVETDARGVLSPVRD
- a CDS encoding sarcosine oxidase subunit gamma, producing the protein MWNETRGTASVVDRAVGKQTGVWQESPLVGADALLKKHQATASAAFRLNERPFLELVNVRGDTRDAAFVRAFESVVGCRPPEKANTVVRGNGYDVMWLGPDEWLVRSAAAHDATRTAPLQAKLGAAFAGVFASAVDIGSGYTVLEISGTRTREVLSRGCPLDLHPKLFGEGQCAQSHFFKASMTLLPTGASSFDLVVRRSFADYFVKIMLDAAEPLMS
- a CDS encoding sarcosine oxidase subunit alpha family protein gives rise to the protein MSQKDRLPNGGRINRAMPLTFTFNGRQYQGYQGDTLASALLANGEHFVARSWKYHRPRGIVTAGVEEPNAVVQLETGAYTVPNARATEVELYQGLVATSVNAKPSIEKDRMAVNQKIARFIPAGFYYKTFMWPRKFWPKYEEVIRDAAGLGKAPEHTDADRYDKCFAHCDVLVVGGGPTGLAAAHAAALSGARVTLVDDQPELGGSLLSCRAEIDGKPALHWVQKIEDELRQMPDVKILCRSTAFGYQDHNLVTVTQRLTEHLPVSQRKGTRELMWKIRAKRVILATGAHERPIVFGNNDLPGVMLASAVSTYLHRYAVLPGRNAVVFTNNDDGYQCALDLKAAGAQVTVVDPRVSESKGTLPALARRYGVKVMNGVVITAAHGKLRVASVDLASYSNGQVGAKQGELSCDLLAMSGGWSPVLHLFAQSGGKAHWHDEKACFVPGKAMQAETSVGACAGDFTLGQGIRFAVDAGIEAARAAGFIVARPNPVQVAEITEAKMQPLWLVGGRELATRGPKQFIDFQNDVSAADIFLAAREGFESVEHVKRYTAMGFGTDQGKLGNINGMAILAQALGKTIPETGTTTFRPNYTPVTFGTFAGRELGEFLDPVRKTAVHEWHVENGAAFEDVGNWKRPWYYPKAGEDLHSAVARESLAVRTSVGILDASTLGKIDIQGPDSAKLLNWVYTNPWSKLEVGKCRYGLMLDENGMIFDDGVTVRLADQHYMMTTTTGGAARVLTWLERWLQTEWPDMRVRLASVTDHWATFAVVGPNSRKVLQKVCHDIDFANAAFPFMSYREGTVAGAASRVMRISFSGELAYEVNVPANVGRAVWEALMAAGAEFDITPYGTETMHVLRAEKGYIIVGQDTDGSMTPYDLGMGGLVAKSKDFLGKRSLTRSDTAKAGRKQLVGLLSDDPSFVIPEGSQIVAGPFQGETAAMLGHVTSSYYSPILKRSIAMAVVKGGLDKIGETVTIPLSSGKQIAAKVTSSVFYDSEGARQHVE